From one Lycorma delicatula isolate Av1 chromosome 2, ASM4794821v1, whole genome shotgun sequence genomic stretch:
- the LOC142320099 gene encoding uncharacterized protein LOC142320099, whose amino-acid sequence MQLAHLILFSVVTFISTIGLGSLQTDSIQNSIEHDIALQTSYMTDKGGESVSGEVRSRRQLFKKRLKSPTFLSALNRFVLDTVNDTSMAYRNISMILSEQFAASPKNVTVDSNDTMTSTGPRRPEFSMQQVFDLLGSNYRGLVKLFNREFRTALADSNKNVERYRNELKDSLRPFFAPNSSTMGT is encoded by the exons aTGCAATTAGCCCACTTGATATTGTTTtcagttgttacttttatatctACCATTGGCTTGGGATCATTGCAGACTGACAGCATACAAAACTCTATTGAGCATGATATTGCCTTACAG ACAAGTTACATGACTGATAAAGGTGGAGAGAGTGTGAGTGGTGAAGTCAGATCTAgaagacaattatttaaaaaaagactaaaatcaCCTACATTCTTATCAGCCTTAAATCGTTTTGTTTTGGat ACTGTTAACGATACATCAATGGCTTATCGAAACATTTCTATGATTTTGAGTGAGCAATTTGCCGCTAGTCCAAAA AATGTAACAGTGGATAGCAATGATACGATGACCTCCACCGGACCCAGAAGACCAGAGTTTTCAATGCAACAAGTTTTTGATTTATTAGGTAGTAACTATCGTGGTCTTGTTAAACTGTTTAACCGTGAATTCCGCACTGCTCTTGCA gattcaaataaaaatgttgaaaggtATAGAAATGAGCTAAAGGATTCATTAAGGCCATTCTTTGCCCCAAATAGCAGTACAATGGGAACGTAG